The genomic region TTTTCGATCTAAAATTTGATTAAAAAAACGTAAGAAGGTTTTTTATCTAAATCAGGAAATAGAATCAGAAATGAGTTTCCAAGTAAAAGAACCAGTTTTAGTCATAGGCCTAGGAGGCGTAGGCTCAAAATTGGCAAATGATGCAAAAAATACACTAAACTCAGATTGCCTTGTTATTAGTAATGACAAAAAGGATTTTCCTACAGAGGGTTCATCCATACATGTAACAACAGGTTCTGTTGTTAATCCATCTGTTCAATTAATCAGAGGCTCAACTTACAATGTTGCAGACGAGATTAAATCAAAAATTTCAGGTTATTCTACAGTTATCTTGATGAGTAATTTAGCAGGTAAAGCAGGCTCAGCCATGGCACCTGTTGTATCAGAAATATGCAAAGAGGAAGATGCAAGCCTAATCTCCTTTGCAATTATGCCTTTCAAATATGAAAAAGACAGAATTTTCAATTCAGGAGTTTCTCTAAAACGAGTTAGAGAGAATTCAGAATGTACAATAGTTCTTGATAATGATTCAATGTTAGAAAGTAACCCAGATTTGAGTCCTAAAGCATGTTATAGTATTGCAAATTCTGCAGTAATGCACGTAATAAAATCACTTGAAGCATCTGAAATTGCTTCTCAAACAAACATTCTATCAACAAGCAAAGATGGACAGAACATGGAAGACTCTCTTAGAGATTCACTAAAAATGTTATATGGTAATGCCCCACCAAATTCTATAAAACGTTCAATGTTGTATGTGGTAGGAGGAAGCAATATTCCAGTAGGAGTTATCAATGCAATTACAAATCTTACAGCAGGGATTGTCAGTGAAAGTAATTCTCAAATCGATATGACTTCAAATGTAGAAGATTCTAAAGTTGTTATGTTATCATCAATTCAAGGTATGACAAAGTTCGATAATTATGATCCATTAGGAATGATTCCTCAAGAAAATACACTGGATTGGAAAACACCTGATTGTAGTATCGATTGTGAACTAGATTTGTATCAATTAGAATAAACAGATTTTTAAAAAATAAAATTTTTTGAGAAAAATTAATCTTTCTTTGGTGCTTCTTTAGCTGGTTCTTCTTTCTTTGGTGCTTCTTTAGCTGGTTCTTCTTTCTTTGGTGCTTCTTTAGC from Nitrosopumilus sp. harbors:
- a CDS encoding cell division protein FtsZ, coding for MSFQVKEPVLVIGLGGVGSKLANDAKNTLNSDCLVISNDKKDFPTEGSSIHVTTGSVVNPSVQLIRGSTYNVADEIKSKISGYSTVILMSNLAGKAGSAMAPVVSEICKEEDASLISFAIMPFKYEKDRIFNSGVSLKRVRENSECTIVLDNDSMLESNPDLSPKACYSIANSAVMHVIKSLEASEIASQTNILSTSKDGQNMEDSLRDSLKMLYGNAPPNSIKRSMLYVVGGSNIPVGVINAITNLTAGIVSESNSQIDMTSNVEDSKVVMLSSIQGMTKFDNYDPLGMIPQENTLDWKTPDCSIDCELDLYQLE